A genomic window from Candidatus Kouleothrix ribensis includes:
- a CDS encoding methyltransferase domain-containing protein, whose product MSDHEIKQRAQNQFGAVAQSYVTSSTHARGDDLARMLELAQPRGDQLLLDIATGGGHTALAFAPRVRAVVASDLTPAMLAAAAAFLRSQGATNVRYEPADAEALPFAAASFDIVTTRIAPHHFPNPRQYVREVARVLRPGGLFVLNDTMAPEDAELDAFMNRFEQWRDPSHVRAHTLAEWCGWVEAAGMRVEHTDALAAKRFDFADWVARMRMPAAEQAALEQWLIDAPARCREHFGVYVEAGRVRTIANMYAIVLART is encoded by the coding sequence ATGAGCGACCACGAGATCAAGCAGCGTGCCCAGAACCAGTTCGGCGCAGTGGCCCAGAGCTATGTCACCAGCTCGACCCACGCGCGCGGCGACGACCTGGCGCGCATGCTCGAGCTGGCGCAGCCACGCGGCGACCAGCTGCTGCTCGACATTGCCACCGGCGGCGGGCACACCGCGCTGGCCTTCGCGCCGCGCGTGCGCGCGGTGGTTGCGAGCGACCTGACGCCGGCCATGCTGGCGGCGGCGGCGGCGTTCCTCCGCAGCCAGGGCGCCACCAACGTGCGCTACGAGCCGGCCGACGCCGAGGCGCTGCCGTTCGCCGCCGCCAGCTTCGACATTGTCACCACGCGGATCGCGCCGCACCACTTCCCCAACCCGCGCCAATACGTGCGCGAGGTGGCGCGGGTGCTGCGGCCTGGCGGCCTGTTCGTGCTGAACGACACCATGGCCCCCGAGGATGCCGAGCTCGACGCGTTCATGAACCGCTTCGAGCAGTGGCGCGACCCCAGCCATGTGCGCGCACATACGCTGGCCGAGTGGTGTGGCTGGGTTGAAGCGGCCGGCATGCGCGTTGAGCATACCGACGCGCTGGCAGCCAAGCGCTTCGACTTTGCCGACTGGGTGGCGCGCATGCGCATGCCCGCCGCCGAGCAGGCCGCGCTCGAGCAGTGGCTGATCGATGCCCCGGCGCGCTGCCGCGAGCACTTCGGTGTGTATGTTGAAGCAGGCCGCGTGCGCACGATCGCGAATATGTACGCGATTGTGCTGGCGCGCACGTGA